In Moorena sp. SIOASIH, the following proteins share a genomic window:
- a CDS encoding NTP transferase domain-containing protein, with protein MKISAILQARMNSARLPGKILAPLVGFPVLKIIHKRIQDAQVNSLWLATSSTIEDNLTDYWGHSLGLEVYRGHIEDVLSRFTTIIRKEQPDWVVRLTADNPFVDAEIINRLIDIARVAPRSVGYIYSGENKTFPLGYVPEIVRSECLLKAETEIPNQEFYHRSHVTSWVKQNTDLATLEVSPHCKNRSQWRWTIDTHEDYQMARKAFDLFGEKWSTISYEKMVNILDSHPEVTEINRHVRQKRLEEG; from the coding sequence ATGAAAATTTCTGCTATTCTGCAAGCTCGAATGAACTCGGCAAGATTGCCCGGAAAAATTTTAGCTCCCCTAGTCGGATTTCCTGTTCTTAAGATAATTCATAAGCGCATTCAAGATGCACAAGTAAATTCATTATGGTTAGCAACAAGTTCCACTATAGAAGATAACTTGACAGACTATTGGGGACATAGTTTGGGATTAGAAGTGTATCGGGGTCATATCGAAGACGTACTTTCACGCTTCACAACAATTATCCGAAAAGAACAACCTGATTGGGTTGTGCGCTTAACAGCGGATAATCCATTTGTTGATGCAGAAATTATAAATAGGCTGATTGATATAGCAAGAGTTGCACCAAGATCGGTTGGATACATTTACAGTGGTGAAAACAAAACTTTTCCTTTGGGATATGTACCAGAAATTGTCAGATCTGAATGCTTATTGAAAGCTGAAACTGAAATACCTAATCAAGAATTTTATCATCGATCTCATGTCACAAGTTGGGTAAAACAAAATACAGATTTAGCTACATTAGAAGTTTCTCCACATTGCAAAAATAGATCTCAGTGGCGATGGACAATTGATACCCATGAAGATTATCAAATGGCTAGAAAAGCATTTGATTTATTCGGTGAAAAATGGTCAACTATCAGCTATGAAAAAATGGTCAACATACTTGATAGTCATCCCGAAGTTACAGAGATCAATAGACATGTTAGACAAAAAAGACTTGAAGAAGGTTGA
- a CDS encoding aldo/keto reductase: MELDMNRLALGTVQFGIPYGVANSRGQVSIETATEILKYAWSEGVNTLDTAIAYGDSEQRLGNIGVESWQVISKLPKIPSGTNDILNWVKQGVYASLERLKISQLYGLLLHCPQQLLNPEGDMLYIALNWLKENNLVCKIGISIYDPNELEELFSRFQFDLIQSPFNVLDRRLEKSGWLSRLKEIGIEVHVRSVFLQGLLLMNTSARPGYFNPWQQLWEQWEEWLAENNLTPLQACLGSVLSNSEIDRIVVGVDSVSHLQEICTVLKNSLSVSPEDLYSDDINLINPSIWKI, encoded by the coding sequence ATGGAATTAGATATGAATCGCTTGGCATTGGGGACAGTTCAATTTGGTATTCCTTACGGTGTAGCCAACTCACGAGGACAAGTGAGTATAGAGACGGCAACCGAAATTTTAAAGTATGCTTGGTCAGAGGGTGTCAATACACTAGATACAGCGATCGCTTACGGTGATAGTGAGCAGCGTCTTGGTAATATTGGTGTGGAGTCTTGGCAAGTCATCTCTAAACTTCCTAAGATTCCATCCGGAACTAATGACATACTAAACTGGGTGAAACAAGGCGTTTATGCTTCCCTAGAACGCCTTAAAATTTCCCAGCTATATGGTTTGTTACTGCATTGCCCTCAACAGTTATTAAATCCTGAAGGGGATATGCTTTACATTGCCCTGAACTGGCTTAAAGAAAATAATTTAGTTTGTAAGATCGGTATATCTATTTATGATCCTAATGAACTAGAAGAACTCTTCTCTCGATTTCAATTTGATTTAATTCAATCTCCCTTCAATGTCTTAGATCGTCGGTTAGAAAAATCTGGGTGGTTATCTCGTCTGAAAGAAATTGGGATTGAAGTTCACGTTCGGTCGGTTTTTTTACAAGGATTACTGCTAATGAATACTTCCGCACGACCTGGCTACTTTAATCCTTGGCAGCAACTTTGGGAGCAATGGGAAGAATGGTTAGCTGAGAATAATTTAACACCATTACAGGCTTGTTTAGGTTCTGTGCTTTCCAATTCTGAAATTGATCGTATTGTAGTAGGGGTTGATAGCGTATCACACTTACAAGAAATTTGTACTGTATTAAAAAATAGTCTAAGTGTAAGCCCTGAGGATTTATATTCTGATGACATTAATCTAATTAATCCTTCTATTTGGAAAATTTAA
- the pseC gene encoding UDP-4-amino-4,6-dideoxy-N-acetyl-beta-L-altrosamine transaminase yields MKKQYIPYGRQTISQQDIDAVVEVLQSDWLTQGPAIAKFEQCVADYCGATYAVAVSSATAALHIACLAAGLGKGDTLWTSPNTFVASANCGRYCRARVDFVDINPRTYNLSVEELERKLIWAEQQGCLPKLVIPVHFAGQSCEMKSIAALAQKYGFRVLEDASHAIGGRYQGQPVGLGQFSDLTVFSFHPVKIITTGEGGMVLTNQADLYEKLIRLRTHGITRKPELMKGESDDPWYYQQLELGFNYRITDIQAALGVSQMQRLDEFVERRRFLAERYNQLLSDLPLILPWQHPDTNSSWHLYVIRLKIDKINKTHRQVFEELRSLGIGVNLHYIPVHTQPYYQELGFGWGDCPEAEKYYREAISIPLHYGLTEQEQDRIVTSLSKILQQF; encoded by the coding sequence ATGAAAAAGCAATATATTCCCTACGGTCGTCAAACTATTAGTCAACAGGATATTGATGCTGTAGTTGAGGTTTTGCAATCCGATTGGCTGACTCAGGGACCAGCGATCGCTAAATTTGAGCAGTGTGTGGCGGATTATTGCGGGGCAACCTATGCTGTCGCTGTGTCTAGTGCTACGGCGGCTTTGCACATTGCTTGTTTAGCTGCTGGATTGGGCAAAGGGGATACACTGTGGACCTCCCCCAATACGTTTGTGGCATCTGCTAATTGTGGACGATATTGCAGGGCAAGGGTTGATTTTGTTGATATTAATCCTAGGACTTATAACCTTAGTGTAGAGGAGTTAGAGCGCAAATTAATTTGGGCAGAGCAACAAGGCTGTTTGCCAAAATTAGTAATTCCAGTTCATTTTGCTGGTCAGTCCTGTGAGATGAAATCGATTGCCGCTTTAGCTCAAAAGTACGGTTTTAGGGTGCTTGAAGATGCTTCCCACGCTATTGGTGGACGATATCAAGGACAGCCGGTTGGCTTAGGTCAGTTTTCTGATTTAACAGTGTTTAGCTTTCATCCCGTGAAGATTATCACCACTGGTGAGGGGGGTATGGTGCTAACGAATCAGGCAGATTTATACGAAAAACTAATCCGACTACGTACTCATGGTATTACCCGCAAGCCAGAGTTGATGAAAGGGGAATCTGATGATCCTTGGTATTATCAGCAGTTAGAGTTAGGGTTTAATTATCGCATTACAGATATCCAAGCAGCGTTGGGTGTTAGTCAAATGCAGCGCTTAGACGAGTTTGTTGAGCGGCGCAGGTTTTTAGCTGAGCGATACAATCAGTTGTTGTCAGACTTGCCTTTAATTTTGCCTTGGCAACATCCTGATACAAATTCAAGTTGGCATTTATATGTGATTCGGCTGAAGATAGATAAGATTAATAAGACTCATCGTCAGGTATTTGAGGAACTTCGCAGTTTAGGAATTGGTGTTAATTTACATTATATTCCGGTGCATACCCAGCCTTATTATCAAGAATTAGGTTTTGGTTGGGGTGATTGTCCTGAAGCAGAGAAGTATTACCGAGAAGCAATCAGTATTCCCTTACATTATGGATTAACTGAACAAGAGCAAGACAGGATTGTTACTTCTTTGAGCAAAATATTACAGCAATTTTAA
- the pseB gene encoding UDP-N-acetylglucosamine 4,6-dehydratase (inverting) produces MLISQHSSILLTGGTGSFGKKFVETILQRFPNIKRLVIYSRDELKQFEMAQKFSPNQYSGLRYFIGDVRDGQRLARACEGVDSIVHAAALKQVPTAEYNPMECIRTNVLGAENVIQAALDTGVKRVIALSTDKAAAPINLYGATKLCSDKLFIAANNIRGTRNLSFSVVRYGNVMGSRGSVIPFFMNKRHDGVLPITDPRMTRFNISLAEGVKMVLWAMEHGQGGEIFVPRIPSYNITDLAKAIGPECDHPVVGIRPGEKIHEEMITTSDSFTTVDLGSYYAILPTKAKYTIEEYCERTGATRVEPGFSYNSGSNDRFLSIDEIRQLIVEHVDSSFRV; encoded by the coding sequence ATGTTAATTAGTCAACATAGTTCCATTTTACTTACAGGTGGAACTGGTTCCTTTGGTAAAAAATTTGTAGAAACTATCTTGCAACGCTTTCCCAACATCAAGCGTTTAGTCATTTACTCCCGTGATGAGCTAAAACAGTTTGAAATGGCTCAAAAGTTTTCACCCAATCAATATTCGGGACTGCGATATTTTATTGGTGATGTGCGAGATGGACAACGTCTAGCCCGTGCTTGCGAGGGAGTAGATAGTATTGTTCATGCTGCTGCTCTTAAGCAAGTACCTACAGCAGAATATAATCCAATGGAATGTATTCGTACCAATGTGTTGGGTGCAGAAAATGTGATCCAAGCTGCCTTGGATACTGGAGTTAAACGGGTTATTGCCCTCTCAACGGATAAAGCTGCTGCTCCCATCAATCTTTATGGGGCAACCAAGCTTTGCTCCGATAAGCTATTTATTGCAGCTAACAATATTAGGGGTACAAGGAATTTGTCTTTTAGCGTTGTGCGCTATGGTAATGTGATGGGGTCTAGGGGATCGGTGATTCCCTTTTTTATGAATAAGCGTCATGACGGTGTATTGCCCATCACCGATCCTCGCATGACTCGCTTCAATATCTCTTTGGCAGAAGGGGTAAAAATGGTACTCTGGGCAATGGAACATGGCCAGGGAGGAGAAATTTTTGTACCCCGTATTCCTTCCTATAACATTACAGATTTAGCTAAAGCCATTGGCCCTGAGTGCGATCATCCTGTGGTGGGAATTCGACCAGGGGAGAAAATTCATGAGGAAATGATTACCACCTCTGATTCCTTTACTACTGTTGACCTTGGTTCTTACTATGCTATTTTGCCTACTAAGGCAAAGTATACTATTGAAGAGTATTGTGAGAGGACTGGAGCCACCCGAGTCGAGCCCGGATTTAGCTACAACTCTGGTAGTAATGATCGGTTTTTAAGTATTGACGAAATTCGGCAGTTGATTGTGGAACATGTAGACTCAAGTTTTAGGGTTTAA
- a CDS encoding class I SAM-dependent methyltransferase: MLTPRKLKLLYQQGQNISAILRQEQNTQHNTEEIIEVSYDLQAGSYIAAMKHGVMAQLKKDYASEIVRTILSLCNPTSILEAGVGEATTLFEVIKSFPNQGIKSYGFDLCWSRVAHAKAWLKQQCISNVTLCTGSLFHIPFSDNSIDVVYTSHSIEPNGGFEEPILRELYRVAKNYLVLLEPGYELASAQARERMDSHGYCKNLVGIADKFGWTVVKHQLFPYTAIKLNPTAITVIKKQLEDVGKEATCVLACPKFKTPLEKIGEVFFSPEALCVYPVLAGIPCLRVENAIVASHYPELMNLNQSYNNSTTFEVQNF; this comes from the coding sequence ATGTTAACACCACGGAAACTGAAACTTTTATATCAACAAGGCCAAAACATCAGTGCCATTCTCCGCCAGGAGCAGAACACTCAACACAATACCGAAGAGATTATTGAAGTGTCTTATGATCTCCAGGCTGGTAGCTATATCGCAGCGATGAAACATGGAGTAATGGCACAGCTTAAAAAAGACTATGCATCCGAGATTGTCAGAACAATTCTATCTCTGTGCAATCCCACATCTATACTTGAAGCCGGTGTTGGTGAAGCGACAACTCTTTTTGAAGTCATCAAATCCTTTCCTAATCAAGGAATTAAGAGCTATGGATTTGATTTGTGTTGGTCGAGAGTTGCCCATGCCAAAGCTTGGCTTAAACAACAGTGTATTTCTAATGTTACCCTATGCACAGGGAGCCTTTTCCATATTCCTTTCAGTGATAACTCCATTGATGTAGTTTATACATCTCATTCCATTGAGCCCAATGGAGGATTTGAAGAACCGATACTTAGAGAGTTATATCGAGTAGCCAAAAACTATTTAGTTCTACTGGAACCTGGTTACGAACTTGCCAGTGCTCAAGCCAGAGAAAGAATGGATAGCCATGGATATTGTAAAAATCTGGTAGGGATTGCTGATAAATTTGGTTGGACTGTTGTCAAGCATCAACTATTTCCTTACACAGCTATAAAACTAAATCCTACGGCTATAACCGTTATTAAAAAGCAATTAGAGGATGTAGGCAAGGAAGCAACTTGTGTCTTGGCATGTCCTAAGTTCAAAACGCCTTTGGAAAAAATAGGTGAAGTATTTTTTAGTCCAGAGGCGTTATGTGTTTATCCAGTCTTAGCGGGTATTCCTTGCTTAAGGGTTGAAAATGCTATTGTGGCTAGTCATTATCCAGAGTTAATGAATTTGAATCAATCATATAACAATTCTACGACTTTTGAGGTACAAAATTTCTAA
- a CDS encoding nucleotidyltransferase family protein, whose translation MSQCNLTEAMTYHTHSADNRWQQALLPMGSTLEQAIRNLDQSTLQIALLITAEGALVGTVTDGDIRRGLLRGLDLQSSVDAVVNRNPIVAPPGLRQETMLQIMQANGIQQLPVVDESRGVVGLYLLDELVNLTQRPNTMVIMAGGKGTRLRPLTENCPKPLLPVAGKPMLEHIIERASSEGFQHFVISIHYLGEMIEEYFSDGSRWQVQIDYLREDSPLGTAGAISLLQDRPEVPFIVTNGDVLTDIRYGEMVDFHVQHKATATMAVRLHEWQNPFGVVNTKGVDIVGFDEKPVVRTHVNAGIYVLNPSALDELNPGEHCDMPILFSRLRDHCHRTIVYPIHEAWLDVGREEDFKRAQVALSGKHSAVSGQRSAVSGQQT comes from the coding sequence ATGTCTCAATGTAATCTGACTGAAGCTATGACTTACCACACCCACTCTGCAGATAATCGGTGGCAGCAAGCCCTACTCCCGATGGGAAGCACCCTTGAGCAAGCCATCCGCAATCTTGATCAGTCCACCTTGCAAATCGCACTTCTGATCACAGCTGAGGGTGCTCTGGTTGGTACTGTTACAGACGGTGACATTCGTCGAGGCCTCCTACGAGGACTTGATCTTCAAAGCTCGGTAGATGCTGTGGTTAACCGTAATCCGATTGTGGCACCACCAGGGCTCAGACAAGAGACGATGTTGCAAATTATGCAAGCCAATGGGATTCAGCAGTTGCCAGTAGTGGATGAATCTCGCGGTGTTGTTGGGTTATATTTGCTCGATGAATTAGTTAACCTCACCCAGCGACCGAATACTATGGTGATTATGGCAGGGGGGAAAGGAACCCGCCTGCGTCCTCTAACCGAAAACTGTCCAAAACCCTTGTTGCCAGTGGCGGGCAAACCAATGCTGGAACACATTATTGAGCGAGCTAGTTCTGAAGGCTTTCAACATTTTGTTATTTCTATCCATTATTTGGGAGAGATGATCGAGGAGTATTTCAGTGACGGTAGTCGTTGGCAGGTTCAGATTGATTATCTGCGAGAAGACTCTCCTTTAGGAACTGCTGGTGCGATTAGCTTATTACAAGACCGCCCTGAGGTGCCTTTTATTGTAACCAACGGCGATGTGCTAACTGACATTCGCTATGGGGAGATGGTTGATTTTCATGTCCAACACAAGGCCACTGCGACCATGGCTGTTCGTTTGCATGAATGGCAAAATCCCTTTGGGGTTGTCAATACTAAAGGAGTTGACATCGTTGGCTTTGACGAAAAACCTGTGGTTCGGACTCATGTTAATGCTGGTATCTACGTTCTAAATCCTTCTGCTCTAGATGAACTGAACCCTGGTGAACACTGCGACATGCCTATCTTGTTTAGCCGCCTGCGGGATCACTGCCACCGGACTATTGTTTATCCGATCCATGAGGCTTGGCTTGATGTTGGTCGAGAGGAAGATTTCAAGCGAGCTCAGGTGGCTTTAAGTGGTAAGCATTCAGCGGTCAGCGGTCAGCGGTCAGCGGTCAGCGGTCAGCAGACTTAA
- the neuC gene encoding UDP-N-acetylglucosamine 2-epimerase, which yields MNRKICVVTGTRADYGLLRWVMEGIRQAPDLELQVVATGMHLSPEFGLTYREIEKDGFTIDRKVEMLLSSDTATGLAKSMGLGLIGFGDTFQDLEPDVILVLGDRFEIFAAVAAALMARIPVAHLHGGETTEGAFDEAIRHSITKMSHLHFVAAEEYRKRVIQLGEHPDRVFLVGGLGIDNIKRLKLLDREALEDALGFTLGKKNLLITFHPVTLEHSSSAEQMAELLAVLDGLDDTHLIFTMPNADTDGRVLFSMIEAFVASHRNARAYTSLGQLRYLSCIQQVDGVVGNSSSGLAEVPSFRKGTINIGDRQRGRLKADSVIDCTPDRHGISTAIHRLYSPEFQETLKTVRNPYGEGGASDKIVHHLRRVQLNNLLKKSFFDVSM from the coding sequence ATGAACCGAAAAATTTGTGTTGTGACCGGTACTCGGGCCGATTATGGACTTCTACGTTGGGTCATGGAAGGTATCCGACAAGCACCAGACCTGGAATTGCAAGTTGTTGCTACGGGCATGCATCTTTCCCCGGAGTTTGGGCTAACCTACCGCGAGATTGAAAAGGATGGGTTTACCATCGACCGCAAGGTAGAAATGCTGCTCAGTTCCGATACGGCGACTGGCCTCGCTAAATCCATGGGGCTTGGCCTGATTGGTTTTGGGGATACTTTCCAAGACCTGGAGCCGGACGTGATCTTGGTGCTGGGGGATCGATTTGAAATTTTTGCAGCTGTGGCAGCTGCACTGATGGCTCGTATTCCAGTAGCCCATTTGCATGGGGGCGAGACCACTGAAGGTGCTTTTGATGAAGCCATTCGCCATTCAATTACCAAGATGTCCCATCTACATTTTGTAGCAGCAGAAGAATACCGTAAACGGGTGATTCAACTGGGGGAGCATCCGGATCGAGTCTTTTTAGTGGGAGGATTAGGCATCGACAATATTAAGCGGTTGAAATTGCTTGACCGTGAAGCTTTAGAAGACGCTTTGGGATTTACGTTAGGCAAAAAGAACTTATTGATTACGTTTCATCCGGTTACCCTGGAGCATTCGTCCTCTGCCGAGCAGATGGCAGAACTACTCGCGGTTCTGGATGGCCTAGACGATACCCATCTGATTTTTACAATGCCCAATGCTGATACCGATGGCCGTGTGCTATTTAGCATGATTGAGGCTTTTGTAGCATCTCATCGGAATGCTCGGGCTTACACCTCTCTAGGCCAATTACGCTACCTTTCTTGTATTCAGCAGGTAGATGGGGTAGTGGGAAATTCTTCTAGTGGACTAGCAGAAGTACCAAGCTTTCGTAAGGGGACAATCAATATTGGCGATCGCCAAAGGGGTCGTCTTAAGGCAGATAGCGTCATCGATTGTACTCCAGACCGACATGGTATCAGCACAGCGATCCATCGTCTCTACTCCCCTGAGTTTCAAGAGACACTGAAAACTGTTCGCAATCCCTATGGGGAAGGCGGAGCGAGTGACAAGATTGTGCATCACCTGCGTAGGGTGCAGTTAAACAATCTTCTGAAAAAAAGTTTTTTCGATGTCTCAATGTAA
- the neuB gene encoding N-acetylneuraminate synthase, producing the protein MRTLIIAEAGVNHNGDMATARKLIGVAADAGVDLVKFQTFKADCLVTTQAKKAEYQNHTTDSNESQHSMIRRLELTREMHQELIAHCQVRGISFFSTGFDLESIDLLVELGLDRFKIPSGEITNLPYLQHIGHYGKPIIMSTGMANLGEIEAALDILEQAGTGRDQITVLHCNTEYPTPIKDVNLRAMVTIREALGVAVGYSDHTLGIEVPIAAVALGATVIEKHFTLDRSLPGPDHRGSLEPEELKAMVTAIRNIEQALGDGRKGPSPSEAKNKPIARKSIVAAGAIKAGEVLTASNLAVKRPGIGISPMRWDEVLGRKAIRDFESDELIEL; encoded by the coding sequence ATGAGGACTTTAATTATTGCTGAAGCTGGTGTCAATCATAACGGGGATATGGCCACTGCCAGGAAATTAATCGGCGTCGCGGCAGATGCTGGGGTTGACTTAGTCAAGTTTCAAACCTTTAAGGCTGATTGCCTGGTGACCACCCAGGCCAAGAAAGCTGAGTATCAGAATCACACCACAGATAGCAATGAATCTCAGCATAGCATGATTCGCAGGTTGGAGTTAACTCGGGAAATGCATCAAGAGTTAATTGCCCACTGCCAGGTGCGTGGTATTAGCTTTTTCTCAACCGGCTTTGATCTCGAGAGTATTGATCTGTTAGTAGAACTGGGGCTAGACCGTTTCAAGATTCCTTCAGGGGAAATTACCAATTTGCCTTACTTACAGCATATTGGGCATTACGGCAAGCCCATCATTATGTCTACGGGCATGGCCAACTTGGGGGAAATCGAAGCTGCTCTAGATATTCTCGAGCAGGCTGGTACAGGGCGTGATCAGATCACGGTGCTTCACTGCAATACCGAGTACCCTACCCCGATCAAAGATGTCAACCTGCGAGCCATGGTGACTATTCGGGAGGCTCTGGGAGTAGCTGTAGGATATTCAGACCATACCTTGGGCATTGAAGTCCCCATTGCTGCGGTGGCTTTGGGGGCTACAGTGATTGAAAAACATTTTACCCTTGATCGCTCCCTGCCAGGACCAGACCATCGGGGCAGTCTGGAACCTGAGGAGTTGAAGGCAATGGTTACAGCCATTCGTAATATTGAGCAGGCTCTGGGGGATGGCCGCAAGGGTCCGAGCCCAAGTGAAGCAAAGAATAAACCCATTGCCCGCAAATCCATCGTAGCGGCTGGTGCGATTAAGGCTGGGGAAGTCTTGACAGCATCTAATTTGGCGGTGAAGCGACCAGGTATTGGTATTTCCCCGATGCGCTGGGATGAGGTCTTGGGACGAAAGGCGATCCGTGATTTTGAGTCGGATGAGCTGATTGAGCTATGA
- a CDS encoding acetyltransferase has product MTIEPIILVGAGGHARACIDVIEQQGQFTIVGLVGRSHEVGTSVLGYPVLGTDADLPELRHKSPNALVTLGQIKTPKHRIRLFELLLQMGFCLPTIVSPQAYVSRHSRVGEGTIVMHGALVNAGASVGRNCILNTRAVVEHDVVIGDHCHVSTTVIINGGTQVGAGTFIGSNSSLREQIRVGQNCLIGMGQQVLRDVEDGSQVMNRPLA; this is encoded by the coding sequence GTGACTATAGAGCCAATTATCTTAGTCGGTGCTGGTGGCCATGCTAGAGCTTGCATCGATGTGATCGAGCAACAGGGACAGTTTACTATTGTAGGTCTGGTGGGAAGGTCCCATGAGGTCGGGACCTCTGTTTTAGGGTATCCAGTATTGGGAACCGATGCGGATTTGCCTGAGCTTCGTCACAAAAGCCCCAATGCTCTAGTTACCCTAGGCCAAATTAAGACACCGAAGCATCGTATTCGACTATTTGAGTTATTGCTGCAAATGGGATTCTGCTTGCCGACAATTGTGTCTCCACAGGCCTATGTTTCCCGTCACAGCAGGGTGGGTGAAGGCACGATTGTGATGCATGGGGCATTAGTCAATGCTGGAGCCTCGGTTGGGCGTAACTGCATCCTCAACACCCGCGCCGTAGTCGAACATGACGTGGTTATCGGAGATCATTGTCATGTGTCCACAACAGTTATTATTAACGGTGGCACACAAGTTGGAGCAGGTACCTTTATTGGCAGCAACAGTAGTCTACGAGAACAAATTCGAGTAGGTCAAAATTGTCTAATTGGCATGGGGCAGCAGGTGTTAAGGGATGTTGAAGATGGCAGCCAAGTAATGAATAGACCTCTTGCATAA
- a CDS encoding LegC family aminotransferase has protein sequence MSASIVNSIIKGIQGVVGHDPVPLHEPRFTGCEWDYLKECLDSTFVSSVGQFVDRFERELATYTGANHAVAVVNGTAALHVALRLAGVQPKDEVLIPALTFIATANAVAYCGAIPHLLDSEAHTLGVDPLALRDYLKTIAEISDGQCINRLTNRVIRVLVPMHTFGHPVDLDGLLAVAQDFHLTLIEDAAESLGSWYHGQHTGTFGHMGTLSFNGNKTITTGGGGAILTNDSELARQAKHLTTTAKVPHRWEYVHDQIGYNYRMPNLNAALGCAQLEQLPGFLMAKRCLFEQYQTAFKDVPGVEIMKEPEGCRSNYWLQTLMLEESVASQRDEILAATNTAGLMTRPVWRLMHRLRPYQDCPRMNLPVAEGLERRLINLPSSAGLI, from the coding sequence ATGAGTGCTTCCATTGTCAACTCCATTATCAAAGGCATCCAAGGGGTAGTAGGCCATGACCCCGTCCCATTACATGAGCCGAGGTTTACCGGATGTGAGTGGGACTACCTGAAAGAATGCCTGGACTCCACTTTTGTCTCTTCTGTGGGTCAATTTGTAGACCGCTTTGAAAGGGAGCTAGCCACTTATACCGGTGCTAACCATGCTGTGGCAGTAGTCAACGGCACCGCAGCACTCCATGTGGCCTTACGCCTGGCAGGGGTGCAGCCTAAGGATGAGGTCTTGATTCCAGCCCTAACCTTTATCGCCACCGCTAATGCAGTGGCCTACTGTGGGGCGATTCCCCACCTACTGGATAGCGAAGCCCATACCCTGGGGGTGGATCCCCTGGCCTTGCGGGACTATCTCAAAACCATTGCTGAAATCTCGGATGGTCAGTGTATCAATCGTCTAACTAACAGGGTGATTCGGGTGTTGGTTCCCATGCATACCTTCGGCCATCCAGTAGATCTGGATGGGCTGCTGGCGGTGGCTCAGGACTTTCACCTCACCCTGATTGAAGATGCAGCTGAGTCTTTGGGGAGTTGGTATCATGGCCAACATACGGGCACCTTTGGGCATATGGGTACCCTCAGCTTTAATGGTAATAAAACCATTACCACAGGTGGCGGTGGTGCGATTCTGACCAATGATTCAGAGTTGGCCAGGCAGGCCAAGCACCTGACCACAACTGCAAAGGTGCCCCACCGCTGGGAATATGTGCATGATCAGATTGGTTATAATTACCGGATGCCCAATCTTAATGCGGCCCTTGGGTGTGCTCAGCTTGAGCAGCTTCCTGGCTTTTTGATGGCGAAACGGTGTTTGTTTGAGCAGTATCAGACTGCCTTTAAGGATGTGCCTGGTGTAGAGATTATGAAGGAGCCGGAGGGTTGTCGAAGTAATTATTGGTTACAGACGCTGATGTTAGAGGAGTCTGTTGCTAGTCAGCGGGATGAGATTCTGGCCGCAACCAACACAGCCGGACTGATGACCCGCCCGGTTTGGAGGTTGATGCATCGGCTGAGGCCCTATCAGGATTGTCCAAGAATGAACCTTCCTGTGGCGGAAGGGTTGGAGAGAAGACTGATTAATCTACCGAGTAGTGCAGGATTAATTTGA